From Luteococcus japonicus, one genomic window encodes:
- the coaBC gene encoding bifunctional phosphopantothenoylcysteine decarboxylase/phosphopantothenate--cysteine ligase CoaBC: MAETDATARRVVLGVAGGIAAYKACEVLRRLREAGCEVTVVPTANALNFVGQTTWEALSGKAVATDVWSDITEVPHVRLGQQADLVMVVPATADLLSRAATGRADDLLTNVLLTAHCPVVMFPAMHTEMWQHAATVANVATLRSRGVVVKDPDSGRLTGADSGPGRLPEPAEIAEIALQLLSAGRDAAAQAAARDLAGRHVVVSAGGTHEALDPVRFLGNSSSGLMGVAIAREAALRGARVTLVAANMQATPPSGVEVRRVVSTGDLARVMAELAPRANGIVMAAAPADFTPEQQADSKIKKDGDGGLTLHLLQTTDVLATLCRDRAADPSRAGQVVVGFAAETAPDRDELVRIGTAKLARKGCDLLVLNDVSGGKVFGQSSTHITVIDAQGAVAEVSGSKSGAARAIVDALSGRLIEAV; this comes from the coding sequence ATGGCCGAAACCGATGCCACCGCCCGCCGTGTGGTCCTCGGCGTGGCCGGTGGCATCGCTGCGTACAAGGCCTGTGAGGTCTTGCGGCGCCTGCGGGAGGCCGGCTGCGAGGTCACCGTCGTGCCCACGGCCAATGCGCTGAACTTCGTCGGCCAGACCACTTGGGAGGCGTTGAGCGGCAAGGCCGTGGCCACCGACGTCTGGAGTGACATCACCGAGGTGCCACATGTGCGGCTCGGCCAGCAGGCGGACCTCGTGATGGTGGTGCCCGCCACGGCGGACCTGCTCTCCCGGGCCGCGACGGGCCGGGCGGATGACCTGCTGACCAATGTGCTGCTGACCGCGCACTGCCCGGTGGTGATGTTCCCGGCGATGCACACCGAGATGTGGCAGCACGCGGCCACCGTCGCCAATGTCGCGACGCTGCGCAGCCGGGGCGTCGTGGTCAAGGACCCTGACTCCGGGCGGCTGACCGGCGCCGACTCGGGCCCGGGTCGTCTTCCGGAGCCCGCCGAGATTGCCGAGATCGCCCTGCAACTGCTGTCCGCCGGACGCGATGCCGCGGCGCAGGCGGCGGCACGGGATCTGGCCGGACGGCATGTGGTCGTCTCCGCCGGTGGCACCCATGAGGCGCTGGACCCGGTGCGCTTCCTGGGGAACTCCTCCTCGGGCCTGATGGGTGTGGCCATCGCCCGTGAAGCGGCCCTGCGCGGGGCCAGGGTCACGCTGGTGGCGGCCAACATGCAGGCCACTCCTCCCAGCGGGGTCGAGGTGCGTCGCGTCGTCTCCACCGGTGACCTGGCCCGGGTGATGGCGGAGCTGGCCCCGCGGGCCAATGGCATCGTGATGGCCGCCGCGCCGGCGGACTTCACTCCCGAGCAGCAGGCCGATTCCAAGATCAAGAAGGACGGCGACGGAGGCCTGACGCTGCACCTGCTGCAGACCACCGACGTGCTGGCCACCCTGTGCCGGGACCGCGCTGCCGATCCCTCCCGGGCAGGTCAGGTTGTCGTCGGATTTGCCGCCGAGACCGCCCCGGACCGCGACGAGCTGGTGCGGATCGGCACCGCGAAACTGGCCCGCAAGGGCTGCGACCTGCTGGTGCTCAATGACGTGTCCGGGGGCAAGGTCTTCGGCCAGTCGAGCACCCACATCACGGTGATCGACGCCCAAGGTGCCGTCGCGGAGGTCTCCGGCAGCAAGTCCGGGGCCGCCAGGGCGATCGTCGACGCGCTCAGCGGACGCTTGATCGAGGCCGTCTAG
- the metK gene encoding methionine adenosyltransferase, whose amino-acid sequence MSRLFTSESVTEGHPDKVADAISDAVLDAMLEQDRGSRVAVETLVTTGLVVVAGEVTTEAYADISGLARQTVLDIGYDSSDKGFDGRSCGVSVAIGSQSPDIAQGVDKAYENREGSGDALDLQGAGDQGLMFGYACSETPSFMPLPIDLAHRLSERLTTVRKDGILDYLRPDGKTQVTIDYDDAGRPVGVDTVVVSTQHAEGISIEKTITPDLVQHVITPVLASYDLRTDGMKTFVNPTGKFVIGGPMGDAGVTGRKIIVDTYGGMARHGGGAFSGKDPSKVDRSAAYAMRWVAKNVVAAELADKCEVQIAYAIGKAQPVGFYVDTFGTGKVSEDQIRDAVLDVFDLRPAAIVRDLDLLNVKYSAFTAYGHFGRQLPGMSWEKLDRVDALKDAIR is encoded by the coding sequence ATGAGCAGGCTCTTCACCTCGGAGTCCGTCACCGAAGGACACCCCGACAAGGTCGCAGACGCCATCAGCGATGCCGTCCTCGACGCGATGCTGGAACAGGACAGGGGCTCCCGCGTCGCGGTCGAGACCCTCGTCACCACCGGCCTGGTGGTGGTTGCCGGAGAGGTGACCACCGAGGCCTATGCCGACATCAGCGGCCTGGCCCGCCAGACCGTGCTGGACATCGGCTACGACTCGTCCGACAAGGGCTTCGACGGCCGCTCCTGTGGTGTCAGCGTCGCCATCGGTTCGCAGTCGCCCGACATCGCCCAGGGCGTCGACAAGGCCTACGAGAACCGCGAGGGCTCCGGCGACGCGTTGGACCTCCAGGGCGCCGGCGACCAGGGCTTGATGTTCGGCTATGCGTGCAGCGAGACCCCGAGCTTCATGCCGCTGCCGATCGACCTGGCCCACCGCCTGTCCGAGCGACTGACGACGGTGCGCAAGGACGGGATCCTGGACTACCTGCGTCCCGACGGCAAGACCCAGGTCACCATCGACTACGACGATGCCGGGCGTCCCGTCGGCGTGGACACCGTCGTGGTCTCCACCCAGCACGCCGAGGGCATCAGCATCGAGAAGACCATCACGCCGGACCTGGTCCAGCACGTCATCACTCCGGTGCTGGCCAGCTATGACCTGCGCACCGACGGGATGAAGACCTTCGTGAACCCCACCGGCAAGTTCGTCATCGGTGGCCCGATGGGCGATGCGGGTGTGACCGGCCGCAAGATCATCGTCGACACCTACGGCGGCATGGCCCGTCATGGTGGTGGTGCCTTCAGCGGGAAGGATCCGTCGAAGGTGGACCGTTCCGCCGCCTACGCCATGCGGTGGGTCGCCAAGAACGTGGTCGCCGCCGAGCTTGCCGACAAGTGCGAGGTGCAGATTGCCTACGCCATCGGCAAGGCGCAGCCGGTTGGCTTCTACGTCGACACCTTCGGCACCGGCAAGGTCTCCGAGGACCAGATCCGAGACGCCGTGCTGGACGTCTTCGACCTGCGCCCCGCCGCGATCGTGCGTGACCTGGACCTGTTGAACGTGAAGTACTCGGCCTTCACCGCCTACGGCCACTTCGGCCGGCAGCTGCCCGGCATGAGCTGGGAGAAGCTGGACCGCGTCGACGCCCTGAAGGATGCGATCCGCTGA
- a CDS encoding IS481 family transposase, whose amino-acid sequence MAHSKARLNVNGRRLLVQRVHEQGWKVAHAAKAMGISRQCAHHWLKRYDQHGEPGLHDRSSRPRTMPRRTNHQVEVRVLAHRALHRQGPTHTSAATGVPARTVSAIWKRHHMPPLAHLDPITGAVIRGSQATTRRYEREHPGELIHLDVKKIGKIPDGGGWRSRGRAATSAERNKRAKIGYDYVHAAVDDHTRLAYIEIHDDEKGPTCAGFLTRAAAFFADHGITRIERVITDNAFAYRNSSDFIAAVEALDAKQKFIKPHCPWQNGKVERLNRTLATEWAYRQPFTSNQARRDALADWLTFYNTERGHSALGGKAPITRVS is encoded by the coding sequence ATGGCCCACTCCAAAGCCCGTCTGAACGTCAACGGTCGGCGTCTGCTGGTCCAGCGCGTCCACGAGCAAGGCTGGAAGGTCGCCCACGCCGCCAAGGCGATGGGAATCTCACGCCAGTGCGCACACCACTGGCTCAAGCGCTACGACCAGCACGGCGAACCAGGTCTGCATGACCGCTCCAGCCGACCCCGAACCATGCCCCGGCGCACCAACCACCAGGTCGAGGTCCGGGTCCTGGCGCACCGCGCGCTGCACCGGCAGGGCCCAACCCACACCAGCGCCGCGACCGGTGTTCCCGCGCGCACCGTCTCGGCGATCTGGAAGCGTCATCACATGCCCCCGTTGGCCCACCTCGATCCGATCACCGGAGCAGTGATCCGCGGCAGCCAGGCCACCACCCGCCGCTACGAACGCGAACACCCCGGTGAGTTGATCCACCTCGATGTCAAGAAGATCGGCAAGATCCCCGACGGTGGAGGCTGGCGAAGCCGCGGACGGGCCGCGACCAGCGCCGAGAGGAACAAGCGGGCAAAGATCGGCTACGACTACGTCCACGCAGCGGTCGACGACCACACCCGGCTGGCCTACATCGAGATCCACGACGACGAGAAGGGACCCACCTGCGCTGGTTTCCTCACCCGCGCCGCGGCCTTCTTCGCAGACCACGGCATCACCCGTATCGAGCGGGTGATCACCGACAATGCCTTCGCCTACCGCAACAGCAGCGACTTCATCGCCGCGGTCGAAGCCCTCGACGCGAAACAGAAGTTCATCAAGCCCCACTGCCCCTGGCAAAACGGCAAGGTCGAGCGCCTCAACCGGACCCTGGCAACCGAATGGGCCTACCGACAGCCCTTCACCAGCAACCAAGCACGCCGCGACGCCCTTGCCGACTGGCTCACGTTCTACAACACTGAACGAGGCCACAGCGCCCTCGGCGGGAAAGCTCCCATCACCCGAGTGTCATGA
- the fmt gene encoding methionyl-tRNA formyltransferase has protein sequence MRIVFAGTPEPAVPSLEALVAAGHEVVGVVTRPDAPAGRGKKLTASPVARRAEELGLEVVKPTHPRDEGFVTWLTAKAPEACPVVAYGALVPDHVLAIPTHGWINLHFSVLPAWRGAAPVQRSIMAGQEMTGATTFELVAELDAGPVYRTLEESIGELDTSAELLDRLAHRGAELLVQTLQDVEAGVAPTAQGEEGITLAPKLTVDQTRVSWQQPAASIAALVRGANPNPGAWTTLEGQRFKLWLARPAQLTADVEALEPGTLHATRKEVFVGTGDGVLELLRVQAFGKKEMAAADWARGMHQLPSGFDTDTEEQAR, from the coding sequence GTGAGAATCGTCTTCGCCGGAACCCCGGAGCCCGCAGTACCCAGCCTCGAGGCACTCGTCGCGGCCGGTCACGAGGTGGTCGGCGTCGTGACGCGCCCCGATGCGCCCGCCGGCCGGGGCAAGAAGCTCACTGCCTCCCCGGTGGCCCGACGCGCCGAGGAGCTGGGGCTCGAGGTGGTCAAGCCCACCCATCCGCGCGATGAGGGCTTCGTCACCTGGCTGACCGCCAAGGCACCCGAGGCCTGCCCCGTGGTGGCCTACGGCGCGCTGGTCCCGGACCATGTGCTCGCCATCCCCACCCATGGCTGGATTAACCTGCACTTCTCGGTGCTGCCCGCCTGGCGCGGAGCCGCACCGGTGCAGCGCAGCATCATGGCGGGCCAGGAGATGACCGGCGCCACCACCTTCGAACTCGTCGCGGAGCTGGACGCGGGCCCGGTCTACCGGACGCTGGAGGAGTCGATCGGCGAGCTCGACACGTCGGCGGAGCTGCTGGACCGGCTGGCCCACCGCGGGGCGGAACTGCTGGTGCAGACCCTCCAGGACGTCGAGGCCGGGGTGGCCCCCACGGCGCAGGGGGAGGAGGGCATCACGCTGGCCCCCAAGCTCACCGTCGATCAGACCCGGGTCAGCTGGCAGCAGCCGGCCGCATCCATCGCGGCGCTGGTCCGGGGCGCCAACCCCAATCCCGGCGCCTGGACCACGCTCGAGGGGCAACGCTTCAAACTGTGGTTGGCACGCCCGGCCCAGCTGACGGCCGATGTCGAAGCCCTCGAGCCCGGGACCCTGCACGCCACCCGCAAGGAGGTCTTCGTCGGGACCGGTGACGGTGTGCTGGAGTTGCTGCGGGTACAGGCCTTCGGCAAGAAGGAGATGGCCGCCGCCGACTGGGCGCGCGGCATGCACCAGTTGCCGTCCGGCTTCGACACCGACACCGAGGAGCAGGCACGATGA
- a CDS encoding primosomal protein N': MIDLPVARCALDLPLPHLDRLFDYEVREADDELAVPGSRVRVRFAGKLRDGFVVERLATSDAGVKLACLEKVISPEPVLHPEQVALLRTVADHYAGTFSDLMRLAVPPRHAATEKAARKPWPAPELEEPVSGPLAGYPHGQDFLDSLADGRSLRAHWQVAPTIAHSPWQGLVQAAVATLRSGRGVLLLVPDVKDLEALHEALSTALGAGAVAVLHADLGPAARYRNYLAISRGEARVVVGTRAAVFAPVKDLGLLALWDDGDDLYSESRAPYFHARDVAAIRATQARSALLLASRGRSCEVQQWIERGWLAPLALPGSQARREAPAVRVAGDSDKAMERDPLATSVRLPNLVFETIRKGLSQGPVLVQVPRSGYLVALSCQTCRTAVRCPDCHGPVHGRRRDGERQLSCAWCARLVTGWRCQICGDTRLRAPVVGSVRTTEELGRAFPGTTVVDSSGDHVRETVGDQPALVIATPGAEPVADGGYAAAVLLDAAMQLSRPDLRVAEEALRRWLNVLGLVRPGGDGGSVAVVGPSEERTIQALVRVDPAGFASRELADRLEARFPPAVKFITLEGIPAALDEMLAVAELPEVVDVLGPVPAGMVGDSEVSRLTLRAPLAQGKDLTRAVKAASGVRSARKAEGSVRVRVDPAALQ, encoded by the coding sequence GTGATCGACCTACCCGTGGCCCGCTGCGCACTCGACCTGCCGCTGCCGCACCTCGACCGCCTCTTCGACTACGAGGTGCGTGAGGCCGACGACGAGCTGGCGGTGCCGGGTTCGCGCGTGCGGGTTCGCTTCGCGGGGAAGCTGCGTGACGGATTCGTCGTCGAACGGCTGGCCACCAGCGACGCCGGGGTGAAGCTGGCCTGTCTGGAGAAGGTGATCAGCCCCGAACCCGTCCTCCACCCGGAACAGGTGGCGCTTCTGCGCACCGTCGCCGACCACTATGCCGGCACCTTCAGTGACCTGATGCGGTTGGCCGTTCCCCCGCGCCACGCCGCCACGGAGAAGGCAGCACGCAAGCCGTGGCCGGCACCGGAGCTTGAGGAGCCCGTGTCGGGGCCGCTGGCCGGGTATCCCCACGGGCAGGACTTCCTGGATTCCCTGGCCGACGGCCGAAGCCTGCGGGCGCACTGGCAGGTGGCGCCGACCATCGCGCATTCACCGTGGCAGGGGCTGGTCCAGGCCGCCGTGGCGACGCTGCGCTCGGGGCGAGGGGTGCTGCTCCTGGTGCCCGACGTCAAGGATCTGGAGGCCTTGCACGAGGCACTGTCCACGGCGCTGGGGGCGGGGGCGGTCGCAGTGCTGCACGCGGACCTCGGCCCGGCGGCCCGCTATCGCAACTACCTGGCGATCAGCCGGGGCGAGGCCCGCGTCGTGGTGGGCACCCGGGCGGCTGTCTTCGCGCCCGTGAAGGACCTGGGCCTGCTGGCGCTGTGGGACGACGGTGATGACCTGTACTCCGAATCCCGCGCTCCCTACTTCCACGCGCGAGATGTCGCCGCCATCCGGGCCACCCAGGCCCGGTCTGCCCTGCTCCTCGCATCGCGGGGCCGCAGCTGTGAGGTGCAGCAGTGGATCGAGCGGGGCTGGCTCGCACCGCTGGCGCTGCCGGGGTCCCAGGCGCGTCGGGAGGCGCCGGCAGTCAGGGTTGCCGGGGACTCGGACAAGGCGATGGAGCGCGATCCGCTGGCCACCAGCGTCAGATTGCCCAACCTGGTCTTCGAGACCATCCGCAAGGGGCTGTCCCAGGGGCCAGTCCTGGTGCAGGTGCCCCGTTCCGGCTACCTGGTGGCGCTCAGCTGCCAGACCTGCCGCACCGCGGTGCGCTGCCCGGACTGCCACGGGCCAGTGCACGGCCGGCGTCGCGACGGAGAGCGCCAGCTCTCGTGCGCCTGGTGTGCCCGCTTGGTGACCGGCTGGCGCTGCCAGATTTGTGGCGACACCAGGCTGCGGGCTCCCGTTGTCGGATCCGTGCGAACCACCGAGGAGCTCGGGCGGGCCTTCCCCGGGACGACGGTGGTCGACTCCTCGGGTGACCACGTGCGCGAGACCGTGGGTGACCAGCCGGCACTGGTGATCGCCACCCCCGGCGCGGAGCCCGTGGCCGACGGTGGCTACGCGGCGGCGGTGCTGCTGGACGCGGCCATGCAGTTGTCCCGGCCCGACCTCCGGGTCGCCGAGGAGGCCCTGCGACGTTGGCTCAACGTGCTGGGCCTGGTCCGCCCGGGAGGTGACGGGGGGAGTGTTGCCGTCGTCGGCCCCAGTGAGGAGCGCACCATCCAGGCCCTGGTCAGGGTGGATCCCGCGGGCTTCGCGTCGCGGGAACTGGCTGACCGGCTCGAGGCGCGCTTCCCCCCGGCGGTGAAGTTCATCACCCTGGAGGGCATTCCCGCAGCGCTGGACGAGATGCTGGCCGTGGCAGAGCTTCCGGAGGTCGTCGACGTGCTGGGCCCAGTGCCCGCCGGGATGGTGGGAGACAGTGAGGTGAGTCGGCTCACCCTGCGCGCCCCCTTGGCCCAGGGCAAGGACCTGACACGTGCCGTCAAGGCGGCCAGCGGTGTCCGTTCGGCCCGCAAGGCCGAGGGCAGTGTGAGGGTCCGGGTCGACCCGGCAGCCCTGCAATAG
- a CDS encoding MOSC domain-containing protein, with translation MAFRVESISRHPVRSMGGEQLKAAKLDERGMAGDRWFAVRDAEGFLASGKVTRRFRRRDEVVDFQARTEGFSVEVSGDGQRWLAGSELLDSHLSERMGTPVQVLPEADVPHQAGGQVSLIGTATLVWCAERWGVDADPRRLRVNLVIETSKPFVEECLIGRELIYPLTRLHLGERIPRCRTTDLAQDGAVGDASWLKALGGEREGCLGVYATVVTPGSVMVGDQGKLAR, from the coding sequence ATGGCCTTTCGTGTCGAGAGCATCAGTCGCCATCCGGTGAGGTCCATGGGCGGTGAACAGCTCAAGGCCGCCAAGCTGGATGAGCGTGGCATGGCTGGCGACCGTTGGTTCGCGGTGCGCGATGCCGAGGGTTTCCTGGCCTCGGGCAAGGTCACCCGTCGCTTTCGTCGACGCGACGAGGTCGTCGACTTCCAGGCCCGTACCGAGGGTTTCAGTGTCGAGGTGAGCGGGGATGGCCAGAGGTGGTTGGCAGGTAGCGAGCTGCTCGATTCCCACCTGTCCGAGCGGATGGGGACGCCGGTACAGGTGCTGCCCGAGGCGGATGTCCCGCACCAGGCCGGTGGGCAGGTCTCGCTGATCGGCACGGCGACCCTGGTCTGGTGCGCCGAACGGTGGGGAGTCGACGCCGATCCACGTCGCTTGCGCGTCAATCTGGTGATCGAGACCAGCAAACCCTTCGTCGAAGAATGCTTGATCGGACGTGAACTCATCTATCCGCTGACCCGGCTGCACCTGGGCGAGAGGATTCCGCGCTGCCGAACCACCGACCTCGCCCAGGACGGGGCTGTCGGCGACGCCAGCTGGTTGAAGGCCCTGGGCGGAGAGCGCGAGGGCTGTCTGGGCGTCTACGCGACGGTGGTCACGCCGGGCTCCGTGATGGTGGGGGACCAGGGAAAGCTGGCGCGCTGA
- a CDS encoding IS110 family transposase: MFTERTSVGLDVHARSVVAHAMDVQTGEIFKARLCPDPVEVTAWIKALPGPAAAIYEAGPTGYGLARTLLGNDIRTVVAAPSKLQRPAGSRVKTDAIDAEHLSMLLRLDAFTAVAVPDELTEAARDLVRTREDCRSDLMRARHRLSKLLLRHGIVYSGGQTWSNAHDAWLKRQHFDSPLVQAAFDEAYDSVVTITARRDRLDERITAMAADSPWTNTIHRLGCLRGISTLTGFGLAVEIGDWTRFTGNSIGSFVGLVPSENSSGQSRSLGPITKTGNGHARRLLVEAAWHHQHRYVPGKTIRDRWDLASPAARARGDLGNRRLNHRWNQFKARKKANNIANAAIARELAGWCWSLAVLDD, encoded by the coding sequence TTGTTTACCGAGCGTACGAGTGTTGGTCTGGATGTGCATGCCCGCTCCGTGGTGGCGCATGCGATGGACGTCCAGACCGGCGAGATCTTCAAAGCCCGACTCTGCCCCGACCCTGTGGAAGTGACGGCCTGGATCAAGGCCCTGCCCGGCCCGGCCGCGGCGATCTATGAGGCTGGCCCGACCGGTTACGGTCTGGCCCGGACCCTGCTGGGCAATGACATCCGAACGGTGGTCGCCGCGCCGTCCAAGCTCCAGAGGCCAGCCGGATCGAGGGTGAAGACTGATGCGATCGACGCTGAACACCTCTCGATGCTGCTCCGGCTGGACGCGTTCACTGCGGTCGCGGTTCCTGATGAGCTGACCGAGGCTGCTCGTGACCTGGTGAGGACCCGCGAGGACTGCCGTAGTGACTTGATGCGTGCCAGGCATCGGTTGTCGAAGCTGCTGCTGCGTCACGGGATCGTCTATTCGGGCGGGCAGACCTGGAGCAACGCGCATGACGCCTGGCTCAAACGCCAGCACTTCGACTCGCCCTTGGTCCAGGCCGCCTTCGATGAGGCCTACGACAGTGTTGTCACGATCACGGCGCGCCGTGATCGTCTCGACGAGCGCATCACCGCCATGGCTGCCGACAGTCCTTGGACCAACACCATCCACCGGCTCGGCTGTCTGCGGGGGATCTCGACGCTGACAGGGTTCGGTCTGGCGGTCGAGATCGGCGACTGGACCCGGTTCACCGGGAACTCCATCGGATCTTTCGTCGGCCTCGTCCCGTCCGAGAACTCATCCGGCCAGTCACGCTCACTCGGTCCGATCACGAAGACCGGCAACGGTCATGCCCGGCGGCTGCTGGTCGAGGCCGCTTGGCACCACCAGCACCGCTACGTTCCCGGCAAGACGATCCGTGACCGTTGGGATCTTGCGTCCCCGGCTGCCCGGGCCCGCGGTGACCTGGGCAACCGGCGGTTGAACCATCGCTGGAACCAGTTCAAAGCCCGCAAGAAGGCCAACAACATCGCCAACGCCGCGATCGCCCGCGAACTCGCCGGGTGGTGCTGGTCCCTCGCCGTCCTCGACGACTGA
- a CDS encoding threonine/serine ThrE exporter family protein, translated as MQPESAAHQTATRRLLAYVGASLIAGGATVTDAELEVRRLGAHLGHPQVQVMGNPTGLTVALGSGEPATLERIEGGLRLDQSLHVGRVRRDLLAGRLGVEEGVEALRQARELPHLYGTPGFVGGLFVVSMGICMIMQPAWANVLLAGACSLAVSWLMLASARHALLASLLPTVAAFVVSLAILGTWQAGLVDGPLRTMVCPIAVLLPGSLLSTGIAELATGAVVSGTARFSHGIVQLLLFALGVVGAGVLLGIPPEAFTNVRLDQMGLWSLPVGLALITLGITLSESVPWRMVGWISLVLTATFTTQMLGQLHGESLPVAAFGGAVVASFLSTAIEATRTNVPRLITFLPSFWLLVPGTLGLMGITTFGLGTGQVEAVVGVITLITAIALGLLVGSALALPLKRIARRIHVLQKLRR; from the coding sequence GTGCAACCCGAGTCAGCCGCCCACCAGACCGCTACCCGACGACTGCTGGCCTACGTCGGAGCCTCCCTCATCGCGGGCGGCGCGACGGTCACCGACGCCGAGTTGGAGGTGCGCCGGTTGGGTGCCCATCTGGGTCATCCGCAGGTGCAGGTGATGGGCAACCCGACGGGCCTCACCGTGGCACTGGGTTCCGGGGAGCCCGCCACACTGGAGCGGATCGAGGGTGGTCTCAGGCTGGACCAGTCCCTGCACGTCGGAAGAGTCCGACGGGACCTGCTGGCCGGAAGGCTGGGCGTTGAGGAGGGCGTGGAGGCGTTGCGGCAGGCGCGTGAGCTGCCGCACCTGTACGGGACGCCCGGCTTCGTCGGCGGGCTGTTCGTGGTCAGCATGGGGATCTGCATGATCATGCAGCCGGCCTGGGCCAATGTGCTGCTGGCCGGTGCCTGTTCGCTCGCGGTCAGCTGGTTGATGCTCGCGTCGGCCCGGCATGCGTTGTTGGCGTCGCTGCTGCCCACCGTCGCGGCCTTCGTGGTGTCCCTGGCCATCCTGGGCACGTGGCAGGCGGGGCTGGTGGACGGTCCGCTGCGTACCATGGTGTGCCCCATTGCCGTGCTGCTTCCGGGTTCCCTGCTCAGCACCGGCATCGCCGAGCTGGCGACGGGTGCCGTGGTCTCCGGGACCGCTCGCTTCTCCCACGGGATCGTGCAGCTGTTGCTGTTCGCGCTGGGGGTGGTGGGTGCCGGGGTGCTGCTGGGGATTCCCCCCGAGGCCTTCACCAATGTGCGCCTGGACCAGATGGGGCTGTGGAGCCTGCCGGTGGGGCTGGCCCTGATCACGTTGGGGATCACCCTTTCCGAATCCGTCCCGTGGCGGATGGTGGGCTGGATCAGCCTGGTTCTGACTGCCACCTTCACCACGCAGATGTTGGGCCAGCTGCACGGGGAGTCGTTGCCGGTGGCCGCCTTCGGGGGCGCCGTCGTGGCGAGCTTCCTGTCGACGGCCATCGAGGCGACGCGCACCAATGTCCCGCGCCTGATCACCTTCCTGCCGAGCTTCTGGCTCCTGGTACCCGGCACGCTGGGGTTGATGGGGATCACCACCTTCGGCCTGGGCACGGGGCAGGTGGAGGCCGTCGTCGGGGTGATCACCCTGATCACCGCGATCGCGCTGGGACTGCTGGTGGGGTCTGCCCTGGCCCTGCCGTTGAAGCGGATCGCCCGACGCATCCACGTCCTGCAGAAGTTGCGACGCTGA
- the gmk gene encoding guanylate kinase, with product MTEQKDPSATPRVSVISGPTAVGKGTVVNRLKELHPEVFVSISVTTRAPRAGEVDGVHYHFIDDAGFDRLTAHEGLLEWAVVHGKHRYGTPRGPVEEAVSQGRVVVLEIDLQGARQVRQTYPEAQQIFLEPPSWEELVRRLVGRGTENAEQRERRLVTAKEELARVGEFDHVVINHEIDQTVEDLVGLLGL from the coding sequence GTGACCGAGCAGAAGGATCCCTCGGCCACGCCGCGGGTCAGCGTCATCAGTGGCCCGACTGCGGTCGGCAAGGGCACAGTGGTGAACCGGCTCAAGGAGCTGCATCCCGAGGTCTTCGTGTCGATCTCCGTCACCACCCGTGCGCCACGCGCCGGTGAAGTGGACGGCGTGCACTACCACTTCATCGACGATGCGGGGTTCGACCGTCTGACGGCGCACGAGGGCCTGTTGGAGTGGGCGGTCGTGCACGGCAAGCACCGGTACGGCACACCGCGGGGGCCGGTGGAGGAGGCGGTGTCGCAGGGACGCGTCGTCGTCCTGGAGATCGACCTGCAGGGTGCTCGCCAGGTGCGACAGACCTATCCCGAGGCACAGCAGATCTTCCTCGAGCCCCCGAGCTGGGAGGAGTTGGTGCGTCGTCTGGTGGGCCGTGGCACGGAGAACGCCGAGCAGCGGGAGCGTCGTCTGGTCACCGCCAAGGAGGAACTGGCGCGCGTGGGCGAGTTCGACCACGTGGTGATCAATCACGAGATCGATCAAACCGTGGAGGATTTGGTAGGCTTGCTGGGCTTGTGA
- the rpoZ gene encoding DNA-directed RNA polymerase subunit omega yields MTTNIPEGVTNPPIDELLDKVDSKYRLVLFAAKRARQINAYYSQLGEGLLENVGPLVETGVQEKPLSIAMREIQADVLECLEIDPEAEAAARVAAAADPDFSLVADPFGDIDPA; encoded by the coding sequence TTGACCACAAACATTCCCGAGGGCGTCACCAACCCCCCGATCGACGAGCTGCTCGACAAGGTCGACTCCAAGTACCGCCTGGTGCTGTTCGCCGCCAAGCGTGCCCGTCAGATCAATGCCTACTACTCGCAGCTGGGCGAGGGCCTGCTGGAGAACGTCGGCCCGCTGGTCGAGACCGGTGTGCAGGAGAAGCCGCTGAGCATCGCCATGCGTGAGATCCAGGCCGATGTGCTGGAATGCCTCGAGATCGACCCCGAGGCCGAGGCTGCCGCTCGCGTCGCCGCTGCCGCTGACCCTGACTTCAGCCTCGTCGCCGATCCCTTCGGCGACATCGACCCGGCCTGA
- the mihF gene encoding integration host factor, actinobacterial type — translation MAIPTLSPEQLQAAREAATQARRARADLKEKVRSGTLSLGQALDIAAKDDVLAHVKVVDLLKAMPRVGEKRAAEIMERLEIAANRRVRGLGRHQVAGLKAEFE, via the coding sequence GTGGCAATTCCCACACTGTCACCGGAACAGTTGCAGGCTGCGCGTGAGGCCGCCACGCAGGCGCGTCGCGCGCGGGCTGACCTGAAGGAGAAGGTCCGTTCCGGAACGTTGAGTCTTGGCCAGGCGCTGGACATCGCCGCCAAGGATGACGTCCTCGCCCACGTCAAGGTCGTCGACCTGTTGAAGGCGATGCCCAGGGTCGGTGAGAAGCGGGCCGCGGAGATCATGGAGCGCCTCGAGATTGCGGCCAACCGCCGCGTGCGTGGCCTCGGCAGGCACCAGGTGGCGGGGCTGAAGGCGGAGTTCGAGTAA